The following proteins are co-located in the Pochonia chlamydosporia 170 chromosome 6, whole genome shotgun sequence genome:
- a CDS encoding ABC transporter CDR4 (similar to Aspergillus terreus NIH2624 XP_001209824.1) — translation MYKFSNKHIEHIFDGKVADMTLMSSSQGSHSTLVDRDKDVNQRASSGQSPPQQTPVQRSIAPSLSNYTTESNTAPHKGSNLDPKSPNFDPTAWMKRVAALTESGRRSASQRSLGVAFRNLTVFGWITEAQFQKSTGNVLIGIAKSLARLASGSGFRGRRVDILQNFEGIVEDGEMLLVLGPPGSGCSTFLKTLSSQTADLELSPDAYINYRGIDPKLIRSSLRGDVLYNAELDSHLAHLTVNETLLFASCARSVRHVPQGFTRQQFDVLRRDAMMATFGLTHTANTRVGDDVVRGVSGGERKRVSIAEAALTNAKFQCWDNSTRGLDSANAVNFCQNLRRQADLLGTTSAVTLYQVPQSAYDLFDLVTVIYEGRQIFFGKCSEAKTYFEDLGFLCPERQTVPDFLTSMTSPLERTVKAGFENLAPRTADDFALWWRSSKLRRELQHRLNSYENKHPVQHRLSEYLESRHAEQAKSQSHSSPYTISYYRQVSLTFWRAWRRLLADPGFTIVSLVFNLIVALILGSMFYNLPNNSSSFYYRGGTIFFSLLFNAFASQLEVLTLYAERPVVEKHNRYAFHRQSAQAIASYLCDIPYKIVNMFVFNILVYFMAHLRRGPGAFFFFCLVSLLATLSLSAIFRTLASIARTSAQAMIPSAVISFGLMIYTGFTIPTAYMPGWSRWMTYINPLAYSFEALMANEFHGREFACSSIVPRGRGYERLPARSRICAVVGAKPGSTVVNGDRYINLSFDYWNDHKWRNVGILCAFTVVFFAAYLLAAELARPPKTKGEVLVFRRSHRTSRSSLMDSFLPRSDLETAQSSRGSQSSRLEKSNIVNHEASSDGNVTKPLAATTQAFHWEDLCYSIKVKGEERQLLDHVDGWVKPGVSTVLMGVSGAGKTTLLDTLACRVSLGVVSGDVLVNGTPTDATFQHQVGYVQQQDLHMATMSVREALTFSAVLRQPAEVPRSDKLRYVDHVIEVLEMQDFAEAIIGIPGQGLNIEQRKRFTIGVELAARPQLLIFFDEPTSGLDAQTSWAISVLIRKLANSGQAVLCTVHQPSAMLFNQFDRLLLIAPGGKTVYFGDLGEHSSTLIDYFERSGATPILPGANPAEWMLKVIEPQKNLSEGVDWHATWRNSPEYQGVKTELARLRGLRLTETNAAGRSSEKSQHQEFVASFATQFREVLIRTAKHFWRSPVYMWSKIGLITLSSLYLGFSYSANNSIQGLQNQLWAVFMFLVLFLNISEQIMPMFVPQRNLYEARERPSKIYRWATYVLANILIEIFWNSLMAVIMYFCWYYPVGFFRNTTSDDQTVRGFLVFLFLWVYLLFTSTITHAAIMWMDLPETAGVLITFLWTLCILCCGISVPQVDLPRFWTFMYRASPATYLVGGIMSTAVAHNNITCADYEVLRIAPPADGMSCGKFLGPFASKMGGRVLDEAALGICGYCPVATTNDFLARFGISYDTRWRDFGLVWVYVVANIGIALTLYWVFRVPSQKKTQAKRV, via the exons ATGTACAAGTTCAGTAACAAACATATAGAACACATTTTTGATGGCAAAGTAGCAGATATGACATTAATGTCTAGCTCCCAGGGTTCACATTCTACTTTAGTTGATCGAGACAAGGATGTGAACCAGAGAGCTTCTTCAGGCCAGAGCCCTCCCCAGCAAACTCCAGTCCAAAGATCCATTGCGCCTTCTTTGTCGAATTACACTACCGAAAGCAACACCGCACCTCATAAGGGCAGCAACCTGGATCCCAAGTCACCAAACTTTGACCCGACGGCATGGATGAAGAGGGTTGCAGCGCTCACAGAGTCAGGCCGGAGGTCTGCTTCGCAGCGATCTCTAGGTGTAGCGTTTAGAAATTTGACCGTGTTTGGCTGGATAACTGAAGCACAGTTTCAAAAATCGACCGGAAACGTTTTGATTGGCATTGCAAAATCACTGGCCAGGTTGGCTTCCGGCAGCGGCTTCAGAGGCAGACGAGTAGATATCTTACAAAATTTTGAAGGCAtcgttgaggatggtgaaatgctgcttgttcttggccctcctggctctggctgctcAACATTTCTGAAGACATTGTCTTCGCAAACGGCAGACCTAGAACTATCCCCAGACGCTTATATCAACTACCGTG GAATCGATCCGAAACTGATTCGTTCCTCTCTCCGCGGCGATGTTCTCTACAATGCAGAACTCGACTCGCACCTTGCCCACCTCACAGTCAACGAAACATTACTCTTCGCAAGTTGTGCTCGTTCCGTTCGACATGTTCCCCAAGGCTTCACCCGCCAACAGTTCGATGTTCTCCGACGcgatgccatgatggccacATTCGGATTGACGCATACCGCCAACACTCGAGTGGGCGACGATGTTGTTCGCGGTGTAAGCGGCGGAGAGCGCAAGAGAGTCAGTATCGCCGAAGCAGCGCTCACAAACGCCAAGTTCCAATGCTGGGACAACTCTACTCGCGGTCTGGATAGTGCCAACGCCGTCAACTTTTGTCAGAATTTACGCCGGCAGGCCGACCTTTTGGGCACCACGTCAGCGGTGACGCTCTACCAAGTTCCCCAGTCAGCATACGACTTGTTCGATCTCGTTACCGTCATTTACGAAGGCAGGCAGATTTTCTTTGGGAAGTGCTCCGAGGCCAAGACATACTTTGAAGACCTGGGGTTTCTTTGCCCGGAACGCCAGACCGTTCCGGACTTCTTGACCTCCATGACAAGTCCGCTGGAGCGTACTGTCAAAGCCGGGTTTGAGAATCTGGCGCCTCGCACGGCCGACGATTTTGCACTGTGGTGGCGCTCCAGCAAGTTGCGGCGGGAATTGCAGCACAGACTGAACAGCTATGAAAACAAGCATCCTGTGCAGCACAGGCTAAGCGAGTATCTAGAGTCTCGCCATGCTGAGCAGGCAAAGTCCCAGAGCCACAGCTCCCCTTACACCATCTCCTACTACCGTCAGGTTTCTCTGACCTTTTGGCGTGCTTGGAGGAGGCTTTTGGCTGACCCTGGCTTCACAATCGTATCTTTGGTGTTCAACCTCATCGTAGCTCTCATTCTGGGCAGCATGTTTTACAACCTCCCCAACAACTCCTCCAGCTTCTACTACCGTGGAGGAACTATATTCTTCTCGCTCCTATTCAATgcatttgccagccagctaGAGGTACTCACTCTCTACGCCGAGCGTCCAGTTGTAGAGAAACATAACCGGTACGCCTTCCACCGTCAATCAGCACAGGCAATAGCCAGCTATTTGTGCGACATTCCCTACAAGATTGTCAACATGTTTGTGTTCAACATTCTTGTCTATTTCATGGCTCATTTGCGGCGTGGGCCCggcgccttcttcttcttctgcctgGTCTCTCTGCTGGCGACTCTCTCCCTGTCGGCCATCTTTCGAACCCTCGCCAGCATCGCGAGAACATCTGCCCAGGCTATGATACCTAGCGCTGTGATCAGCTTCGGTCTTATGATCTACACGGGCTTCACCATCCCTACTGCTTACATGCCTGGCTGGTCGCGATGGATGACCTATATCAATCCGTTGGCCTATTCCTTTGAGGCGCTCATGGCGAACGAGTTTCATGGTAGGGAGTTTGCATGTTCAAGCATAGTGCCTCGGGGTCGTGGATACGAACGGCTGCCTGCGAGATCCCGGATTTGCGCCGTCGTGGGGGCCAAACCCGGGTCAACTGTTGTCAATGGCGACCGGTATATAAACCTGTCGTTCGATTACTGGAATGATCACAAGTGGAGGAATGTTGGCATACTCTGTGCATTCACCGTCGTTTTCTTTGCAGCCTATCTCCTGGCCGCAGAGTTGGCACGgccaccaaagacaaagggCGAGGTCCTTGTCTTCCGACGAAGTCATAGAACATCCCGTAGTAGCTTGATGGATTCTTTTCTGCCTCGGTCTGATCTGGAGACTGCTCAGTCATCCAGGGGCAGCCAATCTTCCCGACTAGAGAAGAGCAACATTGTCAACCATGAGGCCAGCTCTGATGGGAATGTAACCAAGCCCCTCGCCGCCACCACACAAGCTTTCCATTGGGAGGACCTCTGCTATTCCATCAAGGTCAAAGGGGAAGAACGCCAGTTGCTCGATCATGTCGACGGCTGGGTCAAGCCTGGAGTTTCCACTGTTCTGATG GGTGTTTCTGGAGCTGGAAAGACCACACTACTGGACACCTTGGCATGTCGTGTTTCCTTGGGTGTCGTGTCTGGCGACGTCTTGGTCAACGGGACACCCACCGACGCTACTTTCCAGCACCAAGTCGGCTACGTACAGCAGCAAGATCTTCACATGGCTACAATGTCGGTACGTGAGGCTCTGACGTTCAGTGCGGTGCTACGACAACCAGCCGAAGTGCCGCGCAGTGACAAGCTTCGATATGTCGACCACGTCATTGAAGTACTGGAAATGCAAGACTTTGCAGAAGCCATCATTGGCATCCCCGGCCAAGGGCTCAACATCGAACAGAGAAAGCGGTTCACAATCGGCGTGGAGCTTGCTGCTCGTCCTCAGCTACTCATCTTCTTTGACGAGCCGACTTCAGGTCTTGATGCGCAAACATCATGGGCCATTTCCGTGCTCATCAGAAAACTAGCCAACTCCGGGCAGGCAGTCCTCTGCACCGTCCATCAGCCCTCAGCGATGCTTTTTAATCAGTTTGATCGGTTACTTCTCATTGCGCCGGGCGGTAAAACTGTTTATTTTGGTG ACTTGGGCGAGCATTCATCCACGTTGATTGACTATTTTGAACGAAGTGGTGCCACGCCAATCCTACCTGGTGCGAACCCTGCTGAATGGATGCTGAAAGTCATTGAGCCGCAAAAAAATCTGTCCGAAGGTGTAGATTGGCATGCAACATGGAGAAATTCTCCAGAATATCAGGGTGTAAAGACAGAGCTGGCCCGTCTGCGAGGTTTACGCTTGACAGAAACTAATGCAGCAGGACGTAGCAGCGAAAAGTCGCAGCATCAAGAGTTCGTTGCTTCCTTCGCTACTCAGTTTCGAGAAGTCTTGATTCGAACAGCGAAGCATTTTTGGAGGTCCCCCGTGTACATGTGGTCCAAGATTGGTTTGATCACACTATCG TCTTTGTATCTCGGCTTCAGTTATAGCGCAAACAACTCTATCCAAGGTTTGCAGAACCAGCTATGGGCCGTTTTCATGTTTCTTGTGctcttcctcaacatcaGTGAGCAGATCATGCCCATGTTTGTGCCGCAACGCAACCTCTACGAGGCACGGGAGAGGCCGTCCAAGATCTACCGATGGGCCACGTACGTGCTTGCCAACATCTTGATTGAGATCTTCTGGAATTCGCTCATGGCGGTCATCATGTACTTTTGTTGGTACTATCCCGTGGGCTTCTTCCGAAATACCACAAGCGATGACCAGACAGTCCGAGGCTTCCTCGTGTTCCTCTTTCTCTGGGTCTACTTGCTGTTTACCAGCACCATTACGCATGCAGCCATTATGTGGATGGATCTTCCAGAGACTGCTGGTGTTCTCATAACATTTTTATGGACACTCTGCATCCTTTGTTGTGGCATCAGTGTACCGCAGGTTGACCTCCCCAGATTCTGGACCTTCATGTACCGGGCTTCTCCTGCTACGTACTTGGTGGGAGGCATCATGTCCACCGCCGTCGCACACAATAACATTACTTGTGCTGACTACGAGGTATTGCGCATTGCACCACCTGCAGATGGAATGAGTTGTGGCAAATTCCTCGGACCATTCGCTAGCAAGATGGGCGGCCGCGTGCTAGATGAGGCTGCGCTTGGTATATGTGGCTACTGCCCTGTCGCGACCACGAATGACTTCTTGGCTCGTTTTGGGATATCTTATGATACCAGATGGAGAGATTTTGGACTTGTTTGGGTCTATGTTGTTGCGAACATTGGCATCGCTTTGACACTCTACTGGGTCTTTCGAGTGCCGAGCCAGAAGAAGACCCAAGCCAAGAGGGTGTGA
- a CDS encoding glyoxalase/Bleomycin resistance protein/Dioxygenase superfamily (similar to Metarhizium acridum CQMa 102 XP_007808491.1), which translates to MTSDSPSLPLLDHLVILVSQATLLGLPERLQDVLVVAPGGTHADGVTMNKLILFEDGFYIELIAFVDGKEPEHRQKHRWGHQKENSVIDWAYTFPSEDDFYPVKQRLQRAATSSRYSDPIPGGRIREDGTVLKWAVAVAQDDLGDALQPGILPFWCLDRTPRRLRVPYQEDSHQTQHPSGVRGISSITVTVPTEQLKDLAEAYSAIHDRTTSTHSWHFGVPNKEFTTNNLVSLLGSDRTTGIYVKLKGSPGGASSVELLPGVVFDIEQ; encoded by the coding sequence GCTTTTGGGGCTCCCTGAACGACTGCAGGATGTGTTAGTTGTTGCACCAGGTGGAACCCACGCAGATGGTGTGACGATGAACAAGTTGATTCTGTTCGAGGACGGCTTCTACATTGAGCTCATTGCCTTTGTGGATGGCAAAGAGCCAGAACATCGGCAAAAGCATCGCTGGGGGCATCAGAAGGAAAATAGCGTCATCGATTGGGCCTATACTTTTCCGTCGGAAGATGACTTCTACCCCGTGAAGCAACGTCTTCAGAGGGCGGCAACTTCTTCTCGATACTCCGATCCGATACCAGGAGGTAGAATAAGGGAAGATGGAACCGTGCTCAAGTGGGCAGTGGCAGTTGCTCAGGATGATCTCGGCGATGCGTTACAACCGGGAATACTGCCGTTCTGGTGTCTGGATCGTACTCCACGAAGGCTTCGAGTCCCGTACCAAGAAGATTCTCACCAAACCCAACATCCATCTGGTGTGCGAGGCATCTCTTCCATTACTGTCACTGTTCCCACtgagcagctcaaagacCTTGCTGAAGCTTACAGCGCTATTCATGACCGCACTACATCGACACATAGCTGGCACTTTGGCGTCCCAAACAAGGAATTTACGACAAACAATTTGGTTTCGCTACTGGGGAGTGACCGCACGACGGGGATTTATGTCAAGCTTAAGGGATCTCCAGGCGGTGCAAGCAGTGTGGAACTACTACCCGGGGTGGTTTTCGACATAGAGCAATAA